The Elaeis guineensis isolate ETL-2024a chromosome 14, EG11, whole genome shotgun sequence genome has a segment encoding these proteins:
- the LOC105057832 gene encoding transcription factor MYBC1 has product MREEEEANWFARWEEQLPSPEELMPLSQTLITPDLALAFDIPTVRSNPNPNPSLHHHHPAPSLHPPPPPPSSQPPPDFDSPDHLTTASSGGGAGGGGAGEEPARTLKRPRLVWTPQLHKRFVDAVAHLGIKNAVPKTIMQLMSVDGLTRENVASHLQKYRLYLKRMQGLSSSGGGAGGGAGGPISAADAATDQLFASSSVPHHFLGRGPGPEPYMPFVPVAALQHHQQITAAMQQQHQQQQYYQQRHMGHFGSPTGGGEGYDHGFLARTMPQPGMHRMVGPVAVGLVPPPPPSAPSAASYVEDLESGSRRGGGERRMLTLFPTGED; this is encoded by the coding sequence atgagggaAGAGGAGGAGGCCAACTGGTTCGCGCGGTGGGAGGAGCAGCTCCCAAGCCCAGAGGAGCTGATGCCCCTCTCCCAGACTCTCATCACCCCCGACCTCGCCCTCGCCTTCGACATCCCCACCGTCCGCtccaaccctaaccctaatccttCCCTCCATCACCACCACCCCGCTCCGAGCCTCCACCCACCGCCGCCACCGCCCTCCTCCCAGCCGCCACCGGACTTCGACTCCCCCGACCACCTCACGACCGCCTCCTCCGGTGGTGGAGCTGGCGGCGGTGGCGCCGGCGAGGAGCCCGCCCGCACCCTGAAGCGGCCGCGGCTGGTGTGGACCCCGCAGCTCCACAAGCGGTTCGTGGACGCGGTGGCCCACCTGGGGATCAAGAACGCGGTCCCCAAGACCATAATGCAGCTGATGAGCGTCGACGGCCTCACCCGCGAGAACGTCGCCAGCCACCTCCAGAAGTACCGCCTCTACCTCAAGCGCATGCAGGGCCTTAGCTCTTCCGGCGGCGGCGCCGGCGGAGGAGCGGGCGGCCCCATCTCCGCCGCCGACGCTGCCACCGACCAGCTCTTTGCCAGCAGCTCCGTCCCCCACCACTTCCTTGGCCGCGGGCCTGGGCCGGAGCCCTACATGCCGTTCGTGCCGGTTGCCGCGCTGCAGCACCACCAGCAGATCACGGCCGCCATGCAGCAGCAACATCAGCAGCAGCAGTACTATCAACAGAGGCATATGGGCCATTTTGGCTCGCCAACGGGCGGCGGCGAGGGATATGATCATGGGTTTCTTGCACGGACCATGCCGCAGCCGGGGATGCATCGGATGGTGGGGCCGGTGGCTGTGGGCTTGGTGCCGCCTCCGCCGCCGTCCGCACCATCAGCGGCCTCGTACGTGGAGGATTTGGAATCGGGCAGCAGAAGAGGAGGTGGCGAGAGGAGGATGTTAACGCTTTTTCCAACAGGCGAAGATTGA